From Labeo rohita strain BAU-BD-2019 unplaced genomic scaffold, IGBB_LRoh.1.0 scaffold_297, whole genome shotgun sequence, a single genomic window includes:
- the si:dkey-17o15.2 gene encoding H/ACA ribonucleoprotein complex subunit 1, which translates to MGENDVQMESTEQMQEPHASTSDKIDLSLDDIIKLNKKEQKANRAKTKRAVNRNNVLKKFNQVPQQQRGLRRGAQQYQGPGRVRGLSRQRGSGRGMMSRRGSLNTAAAAATTGETFDQTTFTSRGTFRGRGRGRGRGGGLTRGALSARGQRGGRPFLLDRGYSATKRAEKLQKYETIRSRRTAPSGSTLTVSLPNAKSAPVTVKTSSQARRGGVVLRGRSSRGAGNSSPKGIPLQFNYKATTNQTAVYLNDRFTDLRLRGRGRGRGRGVGRGRGRGAVGGGGGRGNIVGGGRGRGQGNIIGGGRGRGRGNIMGGDRGRGRGGVGITRGGRGLRRGRGGSRGANRTVTLQ; encoded by the exons ATGGGCGAGAATGATGTTCAGATGGAGAGTACAGAGCAAATGCAGGAGCCACACGCTTCAACCTCGGACAAAATCGACTTGTCATTAG ATGACAttataaagctgaataaaaaggAACAGAAGGCAAACAGAGCTAAAACTAAACGTGCTGTTAACAGGAACAACGTCTTGAAGAAATTCAACCAGGTTCCACAGCAACAGAGGGGACTCAGACGAGGAGCGCAGCAGTACCAAG GGCCCGGCAGAGTGAGAGGTTTGAGTAGACAAAGGGGATCCGGGAGGGGCATGATGTCAAGAAGGGGTTCACTAAAtacagctgctgctgctgccacg ACAGGTGAAACATTTGATCAGACCACATTCACATCGCGGGGGACATTCAGGGGACGAGGAAGAGGTAGAGGAAGAGGAGGCGGACTGACAAG GGGTGCATTGTCAGCAAGGGGACAAAGGGGTGGAAGACCATTTCTATTAGACAGAGGG TATTCCGCTACAAAAAGGGCGGAGAAATTACAGAAGTATGAGACAATAAgaag TCGAAGAACAGCACCATCTGGCTCCACGCTGACAGTTTCCCTGCCAAATGCTAAATCTGCACCTGTCACTGT GAAGACTTCTAGTCAGGCTAGGAGGGGTGGGGTAGTGTTAAGGGGCAGATCATCTAGAGGAGCCGGTAATTCTTCACCTAAGGGGATTCCTCTGCAATTTAACTACAAGGCAACTACTAACCAG acTGCCGTATACCTTAATGACCGTTTCACTGACCTGAGGTTAAGAGGGCGAGGACGGGGCCGGGGAAGAGGTGttggaagaggaagaggaagaggagctGTTGGAGGAGGTGGAGGAAGAGGAAACATTGTTGGGGGTGGACGAGGTAGAGGACAAGGAAATATTATAGGTGGTGGAAGAGGCAGAGGAAGAGGAAACATTATGGGAGGTGACAGAGgcagaggaagaggaggggTTGGTATTACAAGAGGAGGGAGAGGCTTGAGAAGAGGGAGGGGAGGATCAAGAGGAGCCAATCGAACAGTAACTCTTCAGTGA